Proteins encoded in a region of the Saccharothrix ecbatanensis genome:
- a CDS encoding acyl carrier protein produces MHTDSTTLRAELLRLIVSSGDGAIGEADVTAADGSLRALNYSSLSYMRLIDAIENELGVYVDPEADPERFATIDSLVDLVRESADVDA; encoded by the coding sequence ATGCACACCGACAGCACCACGCTGCGCGCCGAACTCCTCCGGTTGATCGTGAGCAGCGGCGACGGCGCGATCGGCGAGGCCGACGTGACCGCGGCGGACGGCTCGCTGCGCGCGTTGAACTACTCGTCCCTGTCCTACATGCGGCTCATCGACGCCATCGAGAACGAACTGGGCGTGTACGTCGACCCGGAGGCCGATCCCGAGCGGTTCGCCACCATCGACTCGCTGGTCGACCTCGTCCGGGAAAGCGCGGACGTCGATGCGTGA
- a CDS encoding class I adenylate-forming enzyme family protein gives MLTEIVTEHLRHHRDRVAVTDPTIDLTGSALLAERDAFATVLEGRVGLGDRPRVGLVAPNSAAYVTAYLAVLRVGGVPFLIDSAFTAGELTTIADDCSLDLLIHDERDLSALGGRRFEGTGAQHMTALHVTALPVDGRRYELRPDTEVCRFTSGSTGKPNCIEFTGDAVYRAAANWAAGTGLDAEDRTACFAALSNGLAFNTSLLATFLTGASLHLSRGLPTAGRVHRDLTRAQATRLVGFPALYESVVRRGTPALADVRVAVSSGAPLREETKRAFADLTGITISNYYGIAETGPLTFTTDPARIDGLGVPLPGVDLRAGVDGEPRPITVRSESMGSCYLNAPGVFEDRIDAEGLYVTGDEGFLRDGALVLTGRSNRMINVGGRKVDPVEVAEALRTARGVRDVVVFEATDQHGDPLVAAAVVSDEPLEITALRAHCAARLAAFKVPGRIHLLDRIPANSIGKPSLTALRRL, from the coding sequence GTGCTGACCGAGATCGTCACCGAGCACCTGCGCCACCACCGGGACCGGGTCGCCGTCACCGACCCGACGATCGACCTGACCGGCTCGGCCCTGCTCGCCGAACGGGACGCCTTCGCCACCGTGCTGGAAGGGCGGGTCGGGTTGGGCGACCGACCGAGGGTCGGCCTGGTCGCGCCGAACTCGGCGGCCTACGTGACCGCGTACCTCGCGGTGCTGCGCGTGGGCGGCGTGCCGTTCCTGATCGACAGCGCGTTCACGGCCGGTGAGTTGACCACCATCGCCGACGACTGCTCGCTCGACCTGTTGATCCACGACGAACGCGACCTGAGCGCGTTGGGCGGCCGACGGTTCGAAGGGACCGGCGCCCAGCACATGACAGCACTGCACGTGACCGCACTGCCGGTCGACGGGCGGCGCTACGAACTCCGGCCCGACACCGAGGTCTGCCGCTTCACCTCCGGCTCGACCGGCAAGCCCAACTGCATCGAGTTCACCGGTGACGCCGTGTACCGCGCGGCGGCCAACTGGGCGGCGGGCACCGGGCTCGACGCCGAGGACCGCACCGCCTGCTTCGCCGCCCTGTCGAACGGGCTGGCGTTCAACACCTCGCTGCTGGCGACGTTCCTGACCGGCGCGTCACTGCACCTGAGCCGGGGCCTGCCGACCGCCGGCCGGGTCCACCGGGACCTGACCCGGGCGCAGGCCACCCGGCTGGTCGGGTTCCCGGCGCTGTACGAGTCCGTAGTTCGCCGCGGCACGCCTGCGTTGGCGGACGTGCGGGTGGCCGTGTCGTCGGGCGCGCCGCTGCGCGAGGAGACCAAGCGGGCGTTCGCCGACCTCACCGGCATCACGATCAGCAACTACTACGGCATCGCCGAGACCGGTCCGCTGACCTTCACCACCGATCCCGCGCGCATCGACGGGCTGGGCGTGCCGCTGCCCGGCGTCGACCTGCGCGCGGGCGTGGACGGGGAGCCGCGCCCGATCACCGTCCGCAGCGAGTCCATGGGGTCGTGCTACCTCAACGCGCCGGGAGTGTTCGAGGACCGGATCGACGCCGAGGGCCTGTACGTCACCGGTGACGAGGGCTTCCTGCGGGATGGCGCGCTGGTGCTGACCGGCCGGTCCAACCGCATGATCAACGTCGGTGGGCGCAAGGTCGACCCGGTCGAGGTGGCCGAGGCGTTGCGCACCGCTCGCGGCGTGCGCGACGTCGTGGTGTTCGAGGCCACCGACCAGCACGGCGACCCGCTCGTCGCCGCCGCCGTCGTCTCCGACGAACCACTCGAGATCACGGCGTTGCGAGCGCACTGCGCGGCACGGCTCGCGGCCTTCAAGGTGCCCGGACGCATCCACCTGCTCGACCGGATCCCCGCGAACTCCATCGGCAAGCCGTCGCTCACGGCGCTGCGCCGGCTGTGA
- a CDS encoding nitroreductase family protein produces MRRGGVLLSGGVDHQVVPVRLWDRMSITSPDVHAGEFPLTEPGARLALGLVDAAFTDVGAAKSGGPRAVPSAGALYPYEFVVIVGDSDESHVLHVDPVRRLVHRLAGGSAARSCERAGLRLPEPGGAVVFVVSRPWLSMRKYGDRGYLYSQLDAAHLATNLLCVSSETGVPAQLRLRFDREPLHDVLGLTGRCRELHSAVVVGPGSGPAPDARWSGRASARPSDLDVTWLELACWDSLGPADGVPEPARNVITGPFVAGGTGARPPGWRQLSLVRASAKEFVPAEVPADVLRRALSAIGTHHATDLRPDPDFHVSLVVRSVAGQPPAVIPLGRDGRVDLDVPPCPDDIAKACMHQDHLRDAAAFVVFHAPRHRVVGPNPRELIFRAGAVGQLLYLGAAEAGLGVTAVGGFDAHRWRRIARLPGDHEVLYLIALGAGHDTGTKWDRAHTAYAHDER; encoded by the coding sequence ATGCGACGCGGTGGCGTTCTCTTGTCCGGCGGGGTGGATCACCAGGTCGTGCCGGTCCGGCTGTGGGACCGGATGTCGATCACTTCACCGGACGTCCACGCGGGCGAGTTCCCGTTGACGGAGCCGGGGGCCAGGCTCGCGCTGGGGCTCGTCGACGCGGCGTTCACAGACGTGGGTGCGGCGAAGTCGGGCGGGCCGCGGGCCGTTCCCTCGGCGGGCGCGCTGTACCCGTACGAGTTCGTGGTGATCGTCGGCGACTCCGACGAATCGCATGTCCTGCACGTCGACCCGGTGCGCAGGCTGGTGCACCGCTTGGCCGGCGGGTCGGCCGCACGGTCCTGTGAACGCGCCGGGCTGCGCCTCCCCGAACCCGGCGGCGCGGTGGTCTTCGTGGTCAGCCGGCCGTGGCTGTCCATGCGCAAGTACGGCGACCGCGGCTACCTCTACTCCCAGCTCGACGCGGCGCACCTGGCCACGAACCTGCTCTGCGTGTCCTCCGAGACCGGCGTGCCCGCGCAGTTGCGGCTGCGGTTCGACCGCGAACCGCTGCACGACGTCCTCGGCCTCACCGGCCGCTGCCGTGAACTGCACTCGGCGGTGGTCGTGGGGCCGGGATCGGGACCGGCGCCCGACGCGAGGTGGTCGGGCCGGGCGTCGGCGCGGCCGTCCGACCTGGACGTGACGTGGCTGGAACTGGCCTGCTGGGACTCGCTCGGCCCGGCCGACGGCGTGCCGGAGCCGGCCCGGAACGTGATCACCGGCCCGTTCGTGGCGGGCGGCACGGGGGCAAGGCCGCCCGGGTGGCGGCAGCTGTCGCTGGTGCGGGCGTCGGCCAAGGAGTTCGTCCCGGCCGAGGTGCCGGCGGACGTGCTGCGGCGGGCGTTGTCCGCGATCGGCACCCACCACGCCACCGACCTGCGGCCGGACCCGGATTTCCACGTGTCGCTGGTGGTCCGGTCGGTCGCCGGGCAGCCGCCCGCGGTGATCCCGCTGGGCCGGGACGGTCGGGTCGACCTGGACGTGCCGCCGTGCCCCGACGACATCGCGAAGGCGTGCATGCACCAAGACCACCTGCGTGACGCCGCCGCGTTCGTCGTCTTCCACGCGCCCCGGCACCGGGTCGTCGGGCCGAACCCGCGTGAGCTGATCTTCCGGGCGGGCGCGGTCGGGCAGCTGCTGTACCTGGGGGCGGCCGAAGCGGGGCTCGGCGTCACCGCCGTCGGCGGGTTCGACGCGCACCGGTGGCGGCGGATCGCCCGGCTGCCCGGCGACCACGAAGTCCTCTACCTGATCGCGCTGGGCGCCGGGCACGACACCGGGACCAAGTGGGACCGCGCGCACACCGCCTACGCCCACGACGAGCGCTGA
- a CDS encoding AfsR/SARP family transcriptional regulator, which produces MLFRVLGGVDVVLPSGHQVAVRSAKQRRLLTALLMNANHWVSLDKLVDALWDDGPPPSAAGNTKTYVWRLRTALVAARIRSGTNGYRIDVARDELDLFRFEDDVRRGHQAAVAHDWPLVERLVSGAIGLWHGEPFADLETPDAKVCRARLGELRLTAQEDLVRAQLALGSHDDAIAELQALVAAHPLRERLRGLLMLALYRSGRQAEALCVYQDFRAVLDQELGLEPGDELTEIQLDILNQAPELRAERGERPVRTRLPGRSAESPPAQLPADISTFVGRDAHLALLNEALADGGTSPWVISGLPGVGKSALAVHWAHRVADRFPDGQLYLDLRGHADGPTVGIGEALDRLLRSLGVPPDQVPADPGERAGVFRSVLARRRMLIVLDNANDSGQVRALLPGHQGCHVLVTSRNELRGLVALNDARSLSLGVLREDETIDLLRKIVGARRVDQEPAAARRLCSLCGHLPLAIRIAAANLSSRPHHRIGHLADRLASGNPMEALAVGTEPGMTVRAAFDLSYLALPTKARILFQRLALVPGADFSAEVVAVLCDDDQGSADHLLDVLCAAHLVDHCAPHRYRFHDLLRAYGAERAGEGGQAEVADRVLRFYVRTATAAVAVIDPDARLVADRVPTRAFTVPAALEWLDAEASNLVAAMAHAAEHGPARHVWPLADALRAYFRFRGHGPDWLPEATAGLNATTGAPIVHKCDQHPSILFTSMIGRIDPAVGS; this is translated from the coding sequence TTGCTGTTCCGTGTACTGGGGGGCGTCGACGTCGTGCTGCCGAGCGGGCACCAGGTGGCCGTTCGGTCCGCGAAACAACGCAGACTCCTGACCGCGCTGTTGATGAACGCCAACCACTGGGTGTCGCTCGACAAGCTGGTCGACGCGCTCTGGGACGACGGCCCGCCGCCCTCCGCGGCCGGCAACACCAAGACCTACGTGTGGAGACTCCGCACCGCGCTGGTCGCCGCACGGATCCGCAGCGGCACCAACGGCTACCGCATCGACGTGGCCCGCGACGAGTTGGACCTGTTCCGCTTCGAGGACGACGTGCGGCGTGGTCACCAGGCGGCGGTGGCGCACGACTGGCCACTGGTCGAGCGGCTCGTGTCGGGCGCGATCGGGCTGTGGCACGGCGAGCCGTTCGCGGATCTGGAGACCCCGGACGCCAAGGTGTGCCGGGCCCGACTCGGCGAACTGCGGCTCACCGCGCAGGAAGACCTCGTCCGCGCGCAACTGGCGCTCGGCTCGCACGACGACGCGATCGCCGAGTTGCAGGCGCTCGTCGCGGCGCACCCGTTGCGGGAACGGTTGCGCGGCCTGCTGATGCTGGCCCTCTACCGGTCCGGGCGGCAGGCCGAGGCGCTGTGCGTCTACCAGGACTTCCGCGCCGTGCTCGACCAGGAGCTCGGGCTGGAACCGGGCGACGAGCTGACCGAGATCCAGCTCGACATCCTCAACCAGGCGCCGGAACTGCGGGCCGAACGCGGCGAACGCCCCGTCCGCACACGACTTCCCGGCCGCTCCGCCGAATCGCCGCCGGCGCAACTGCCCGCCGACATCTCGACGTTCGTCGGACGTGACGCCCACCTGGCGTTGCTGAACGAGGCCCTGGCCGACGGCGGCACGTCCCCGTGGGTGATCAGCGGCCTGCCGGGGGTCGGCAAGTCGGCGCTCGCCGTGCACTGGGCGCACCGCGTGGCCGACCGGTTCCCCGACGGGCAGCTCTACCTCGACCTGCGCGGGCACGCCGACGGGCCGACCGTGGGCATCGGCGAAGCGCTGGACCGGTTGCTGCGCTCCCTCGGCGTGCCGCCCGACCAGGTGCCGGCGGACCCGGGTGAGCGGGCCGGTGTGTTCCGGTCGGTGCTGGCGCGTCGGCGGATGCTGATCGTGCTGGACAACGCGAACGACTCCGGTCAGGTGCGCGCGCTGTTACCCGGCCACCAGGGCTGTCACGTCCTGGTGACCAGCCGGAACGAGCTGCGTGGCCTGGTCGCGCTCAACGACGCGCGGTCGTTGTCGCTCGGCGTGCTGCGGGAGGACGAGACGATCGACCTGCTGCGGAAGATCGTCGGCGCCCGGCGGGTGGACCAGGAGCCGGCCGCCGCGCGCCGACTGTGCTCCCTGTGCGGTCACCTGCCGCTGGCCATCCGGATCGCGGCGGCCAACCTGTCGAGCCGACCGCACCACCGGATCGGCCACCTCGCCGACCGGCTGGCGTCGGGCAACCCGATGGAGGCGCTCGCCGTCGGCACCGAGCCCGGCATGACGGTGCGCGCGGCGTTCGACCTGTCCTACCTCGCTTTGCCGACCAAGGCGCGGATCCTGTTCCAGCGGCTGGCCCTCGTGCCGGGCGCGGACTTCTCCGCCGAGGTGGTGGCCGTGCTCTGCGACGACGACCAGGGCAGCGCGGACCACCTGCTCGACGTGCTGTGCGCGGCGCACCTGGTGGACCACTGCGCGCCGCACCGTTACCGGTTCCACGACTTGTTGCGCGCGTACGGCGCGGAACGCGCGGGCGAGGGCGGGCAGGCGGAGGTGGCAGACCGGGTGTTGCGCTTCTACGTCCGCACCGCGACCGCCGCGGTGGCGGTGATCGACCCCGACGCGCGGCTGGTGGCGGATCGCGTGCCTACGCGCGCGTTCACCGTGCCGGCGGCGCTGGAGTGGTTGGACGCCGAGGCGTCGAACCTCGTCGCGGCGATGGCGCACGCGGCCGAACACGGTCCGGCCCGTCACGTGTGGCCGTTGGCCGACGCGCTGCGGGCGTACTTCCGGTTTCGCGGGCATGGTCCGGACTGGCTTCCGGAGGCCACCGCCGGGCTGAATGCGACCACCGGCGCCCCCATTGTTCACAAGTGTGATCAGCACCCGTCGATTCTGTTCACAAGTATGATTGGACGCATTGATCCCGCAGTCGGCAGCTGA
- a CDS encoding pectate lyase — protein MGLAAAAGATALAATLVVWPITTASAAIGAGTYTVKNVGTGHCLNVPNGTASAGVQLQQASCGTDSSQQWKLTAVSGGYRISSVATGLCVGVQDASTSAGKAIQQVACTDGPGQIWTATASGSNYRLVDTNSTKCMNIKDSSTSVGALVQTNSCDSVATKQWTLTPTSGGPTSTSTSTSTSTSTSTSTTTTTTTTTPGGGGDGSGPWPSNTGSVHQTTTKNTGTFFDGGMKRYYGIGDGGQGEGQDPMFVVANGGTIQNLFIDAPAGDGIHCEGSCVIRNVWWNDVGEDAATFRSSSSSATYLVDGGGAKSGSDKVFQHNGAGTVTIRNFQVHGSGKLYRACGNCSTSYQRHVVMDGVTARSTKVLAGINTNWGDTARFSRITVYGSAVICEKYKGVPKGSEPTKIGEGADGKNCFYSPSDITWR, from the coding sequence GTGGGCCTGGCAGCGGCGGCGGGTGCCACGGCGCTGGCCGCCACGCTCGTCGTCTGGCCGATCACGACCGCTTCGGCGGCGATCGGCGCGGGCACGTACACGGTGAAGAACGTCGGCACCGGGCACTGTCTCAACGTCCCCAACGGGACCGCGAGCGCCGGCGTCCAGCTCCAGCAGGCGTCGTGCGGCACCGACAGCAGCCAGCAGTGGAAGCTCACCGCGGTCAGCGGCGGGTACCGGATCAGCTCGGTCGCCACGGGCCTGTGCGTCGGCGTGCAGGACGCGTCCACATCGGCGGGCAAGGCGATCCAGCAGGTCGCGTGCACCGACGGCCCCGGCCAGATCTGGACCGCGACCGCGAGCGGCAGCAACTACCGCCTGGTCGACACCAACAGCACCAAGTGCATGAACATCAAGGACAGCTCCACCTCCGTCGGCGCGTTGGTGCAGACCAACTCCTGCGACAGCGTGGCCACCAAGCAGTGGACGTTGACCCCGACGAGCGGAGGGCCGACCTCGACGTCGACCTCCACTTCCACGTCCACCTCGACGTCCACGTCGACCACGACCACGACCACGACCACGACTCCTGGTGGTGGCGGTGACGGCAGTGGCCCGTGGCCGAGCAACACCGGCAGCGTGCACCAGACCACCACGAAGAACACCGGGACGTTCTTCGACGGCGGCATGAAGCGCTACTACGGCATCGGCGACGGCGGCCAGGGTGAAGGCCAGGACCCGATGTTCGTCGTGGCCAACGGCGGCACCATCCAGAACCTCTTCATCGACGCGCCCGCCGGCGACGGCATCCACTGCGAGGGCTCCTGCGTCATCCGCAACGTCTGGTGGAACGACGTGGGCGAGGACGCCGCCACCTTCCGCAGCTCCAGCTCCTCCGCCACCTACCTCGTCGACGGCGGCGGCGCGAAGTCCGGTTCCGACAAGGTGTTCCAGCACAACGGCGCCGGCACCGTGACCATCCGCAACTTCCAGGTCCACGGCTCCGGCAAGCTCTACCGGGCCTGCGGCAACTGCTCCACCTCGTACCAGCGGCACGTGGTCATGGACGGCGTCACCGCCCGCAGCACCAAGGTGCTCGCCGGCATCAACACCAACTGGGGCGACACCGCCCGCTTCTCCCGCATCACCGTCTACGGCAGCGCGGTCATCTGCGAGAAGTACAAGGGCGTGCCCAAGGGCAGCGAGCCCACCAAGATCGGCGAAGGCGCCGACGGCAAGAACTGCTTCTACTCACCGTCCGACATCACCTGGCGCTAG
- a CDS encoding YbaB/EbfC family nucleoid-associated protein yields MSGDDRARLEARNAAMKEQVNGLLDTFNRQAEMLREAQVAAAQTTASLTSKDGLVRASVDSSGVLTHLEFAPSAFERSTPEALARSVLQLAREGASQVKQQVNDLMSPLTEGLPDLSDLVEGAPSLSALLPRFDAPPPPATTDDTPFEDRSALAPQSPSSPPPPPAARRRPASADDEDLPDSWLKGSY; encoded by the coding sequence ATGTCGGGCGACGATCGAGCGCGCCTCGAAGCGCGCAACGCCGCCATGAAGGAACAGGTCAACGGCCTGTTGGACACCTTCAACCGGCAGGCCGAGATGCTGCGCGAAGCCCAAGTGGCGGCCGCGCAGACCACTGCCTCGCTGACGTCCAAGGACGGGCTGGTCCGTGCCTCGGTCGATTCCAGTGGAGTGCTCACCCACCTGGAGTTCGCGCCGTCGGCGTTCGAGCGGTCCACGCCCGAGGCTCTGGCAAGGTCCGTGCTGCAACTCGCACGTGAAGGCGCGAGCCAGGTGAAGCAACAGGTGAACGACCTGATGTCGCCGCTCACCGAGGGCCTGCCCGACCTGTCCGACCTGGTCGAGGGCGCGCCGTCGCTGTCGGCGCTGCTCCCCCGCTTCGACGCGCCCCCACCACCGGCCACGACGGATGACACCCCGTTCGAGGACCGCAGCGCGCTCGCTCCTCAATCACCGTCGTCTCCGCCACCGCCACCCGCCGCACGTAGGCGCCCCGCGTCCGCCGATGACGAAGACCTGCCCGACAGCTGGCTCAAGGGGAGCTACTGA
- a CDS encoding WXG100 family type VII secretion target, whose protein sequence is MAGFGINPEAATTAASDLGSAADQLEAAGSALANALAAVGACWGGDESGQEFAKDYVPGSEGTVQAFTSLVEGLRGMRGSVVDAMTTYRAVEDAHAETFTRGI, encoded by the coding sequence ATGGCCGGCTTCGGCATCAACCCGGAGGCCGCGACCACCGCCGCGTCCGACCTCGGTTCGGCGGCGGACCAGTTGGAGGCCGCCGGCAGCGCGCTCGCCAACGCCCTTGCCGCCGTGGGCGCGTGTTGGGGTGGCGACGAGTCCGGGCAGGAGTTCGCCAAGGACTACGTGCCCGGTTCGGAAGGCACGGTGCAGGCGTTCACCTCGTTGGTGGAAGGGCTGCGCGGGATGCGCGGCAGCGTGGTCGACGCGATGACGACGTACCGGGCCGTCGAGGACGCGCACGCCGAGACGTTCACGCGCGGGATCTGA